In Rhodanobacter denitrificans, a single window of DNA contains:
- a CDS encoding HsdM family class I SAM-dependent methyltransferase: MLGLIFLKFADNNYHKHEAAILAEYGKHKGKRAERELAAIAIEQCGFYLPEHARYDYLLNLPDDQDIARAIKLAMQAIEQYKPELAGVLPQDEYFRLTRSEQNRGIPRQLLKNFADIPADADGDMFGQIYEYFLGEFAMSEGQGGGEFFTPRSVVRLMVGIIQPHGGTVYDPACGSGGMFVQSAHFIEQQRRDKAEGGADIYVYGQEKTLETVKLAKMNLAVNGLRGEIKQANTYYEDPHDSFGAFDYVLANPPFNVDDVSLGSVEGDRRFNTYGIPRNKTKVKKADEGKQTVPNGNYLWINLFATSLNEQGRAALVMANSASDARHSEADIRKALIEANLIYGMLTLPSNMFYTVTLPATLWFFDKAKADDHILFIDARNVFTQVDRAHREFSDEQVRNLALISQLHLGDRHEFIEAVDDYFAAGFAALAESHAQIAPLAEQLLAVLDDAEGQQAVAAMQAEWAALKPLQARYAKYRAKAEASTSTEASNRAQLGLREHCDPFFVALHADLKQLDKRVRAHEKKLADAAQAEGRRGGTGRDIRALKVALDALHAEVRRAEYWFGHVRWLQERFPNAEYEDVTGLCKLATPAEVAEQEYSLNPGRYAGVVIEEDGKTEEEFVAELLAMNEEFAKLNEDARTLEDLISSNLKSIVDMA, translated from the coding sequence GTGCTCGGGCTGATTTTCCTGAAGTTCGCCGACAACAATTACCACAAGCATGAAGCGGCGATCCTCGCCGAATACGGCAAGCACAAGGGCAAGCGTGCCGAACGCGAGCTGGCGGCCATCGCCATCGAGCAATGCGGCTTCTACCTGCCCGAGCACGCCCGCTACGACTACCTGCTCAACCTGCCGGACGACCAGGACATCGCCCGGGCGATCAAGCTGGCGATGCAGGCGATCGAGCAGTACAAACCCGAGCTGGCTGGCGTGCTGCCGCAGGACGAATACTTTCGCCTCACCCGCTCCGAGCAGAACCGCGGCATCCCGCGCCAGCTGCTGAAAAACTTCGCCGACATCCCGGCCGACGCCGATGGCGACATGTTCGGCCAGATCTACGAATACTTCCTCGGCGAGTTCGCCATGTCCGAAGGGCAGGGTGGCGGCGAGTTCTTCACCCCGCGCTCGGTGGTGCGGCTGATGGTCGGCATCATCCAGCCGCATGGCGGCACCGTCTACGACCCCGCCTGCGGCTCCGGCGGCATGTTCGTGCAGTCCGCGCATTTCATCGAGCAGCAGCGTCGCGACAAGGCCGAGGGCGGTGCGGACATCTACGTCTACGGCCAGGAGAAGACGCTCGAAACGGTCAAGCTGGCCAAGATGAACCTGGCGGTCAACGGCCTGCGCGGCGAGATCAAGCAGGCCAACACCTACTACGAAGATCCGCACGACAGCTTCGGTGCGTTCGACTACGTGCTGGCCAATCCGCCGTTCAATGTCGACGACGTGTCGCTGGGCAGCGTGGAGGGCGACCGCCGCTTCAACACCTACGGCATCCCGCGCAACAAGACCAAGGTGAAGAAGGCGGACGAGGGCAAGCAGACCGTGCCCAACGGCAACTACCTGTGGATCAACCTGTTCGCCACCTCGCTCAACGAACAGGGCCGCGCCGCGCTGGTGATGGCCAACTCGGCCAGCGACGCGCGCCACTCCGAGGCGGACATCCGCAAGGCGCTGATCGAGGCCAACCTGATCTACGGCATGCTGACCCTGCCATCCAACATGTTCTACACCGTCACCCTGCCGGCCACGCTGTGGTTCTTCGACAAGGCCAAGGCCGACGACCACATCCTGTTCATCGATGCGCGCAATGTGTTCACCCAGGTCGACCGCGCGCACCGCGAGTTCAGCGACGAGCAGGTACGCAACCTGGCGCTGATCAGCCAGCTGCATCTCGGCGACCGGCACGAGTTCATCGAGGCGGTGGACGACTACTTCGCCGCCGGCTTCGCCGCACTGGCCGAAAGCCATGCGCAGATCGCGCCGCTGGCCGAACAGCTGCTGGCGGTGTTGGATGATGCCGAAGGCCAGCAGGCGGTGGCGGCGATGCAGGCCGAATGGGCCGCGCTGAAGCCGCTGCAGGCGCGTTACGCCAAGTACCGGGCGAAGGCCGAGGCCAGCACCTCCACCGAAGCCAGCAACCGCGCGCAACTCGGGTTGCGCGAGCACTGCGATCCGTTTTTCGTCGCGCTGCATGCTGACTTGAAGCAGCTCGACAAGCGCGTGCGGGCGCACGAGAAGAAGCTGGCCGATGCTGCCCAGGCCGAAGGTCGGCGCGGAGGCACGGGCCGCGACATCCGCGCACTCAAGGTCGCGTTAGATGCGCTGCACGCGGAAGTGCGCCGTGCCGAGTACTGGTTCGGCCATGTGCGCTGGCTACAGGAGCGTTTTCCGAATGCCGAATACGAAGACGTCACCGGTCTGTGCAAGCTGGCGACGCCGGCCGAGGTGGCCGAGCAGGAATATTCGCTCAACCCCGGGCGCTATGCGGGCGTGGTGATCGAGGAGGATGGAAAGACTGAAGAGGAGTTTGTCGCTGAGCTGCTGGCAATGAACGAAGAGTTTGCAAAGTTGAATGAGGATGCCCGCACGTTGGAAGATCTCATCAGCAGCAACCTCAAATCCATCGTGGATATGGCGTGA